The Chryseobacterium scophthalmum genome has a window encoding:
- a CDS encoding DUF5777 family beta-barrel protein, translated as MTKTLLFLSIFASGFAFAQEDLLKDIDTIQTKNTENSPPAFKALQIVTGQSTKLTAKNEWYIVIAHRFGDVSKGFKDFFGLDDASTKLGVIYGVTDNISLSLSRETNLKTFEGGAKYKLIKQSENFPVDIVGYNVMAVNTDLSKDNYPHLQFGDRLSYLTQALISRRFNENFSLQLTPSYVHKNLYEPMIEDKNQFLAGLGGRYKISKRISINAEYFVNFDNHSFYKNPLSLGMDIETGGHVFQLLFTNSQLNSDIGYLTNASGKWEKGQIFFGFNLYRVF; from the coding sequence ATGACAAAAACTCTCCTTTTTTTGTCAATATTTGCTTCAGGTTTTGCCTTTGCTCAGGAAGACCTTTTGAAAGATATTGACACCATTCAAACAAAAAACACAGAAAATTCGCCACCGGCTTTTAAGGCGCTCCAGATTGTTACGGGGCAGTCTACAAAACTTACCGCAAAAAACGAGTGGTACATTGTAATTGCGCACCGTTTTGGAGATGTAAGCAAAGGGTTTAAAGACTTCTTCGGATTAGATGATGCTTCTACAAAGCTAGGTGTTATTTATGGCGTTACAGATAATATTTCATTGAGTCTTTCGCGAGAAACCAATCTCAAAACTTTTGAAGGTGGTGCGAAATACAAGTTAATTAAGCAAAGTGAAAACTTTCCGGTTGATATTGTTGGATATAATGTGATGGCAGTAAATACAGACCTCAGCAAAGATAATTATCCACATCTTCAATTTGGAGATCGACTTTCTTATCTTACTCAGGCATTAATTTCTAGAAGGTTTAATGAAAATTTTTCTCTGCAGTTAACACCTTCTTATGTTCACAAAAACCTTTATGAACCGATGATTGAAGATAAAAATCAGTTCTTAGCAGGTTTAGGCGGGCGTTATAAAATTTCGAAAAGAATATCGATCAACGCTGAGTATTTTGTGAATTTTGATAATCACAGTTTTTATAAAAATCCGCTCTCTTTAGGGATGGATATAGAAACTGGGGGACACGTGTTCCAGCTTTTATTTACCAATTCCCAGTTGAATTCAGATATTGGGTATCTCACAAACGCTTCCGGAAAATGGGAGAAAGGTCAGATTTTCTTTGGGTTTAATCTTTATAGAGTTTTTTAG
- a CDS encoding Crp/Fnr family transcriptional regulator produces MKDEQFIFEKFGFLGNDFLEEIQKHSSRTKIKGKTEILAEGNKIKNIPFVITGSLKVYALNDGRELIYNYIRSGETCLMSFSTIFNDFVSRVYVVSEEDTEALLIPAAVLLEWLIKYPQINKLFYYEFDLRFTDIMKMVNDAVFHKLDKRVLNYIKQQISITGNNPIKITHKEIANNLGTSREVVSRVLKKVENEGEITQTKEGIKMLVNENVRLS; encoded by the coding sequence ATGAAAGATGAACAATTTATCTTCGAAAAATTCGGATTTCTCGGAAATGACTTTTTAGAAGAAATTCAGAAACATTCTTCCAGGACTAAAATAAAAGGAAAAACTGAGATTCTTGCAGAAGGAAATAAAATAAAAAATATTCCTTTTGTAATAACCGGAAGCTTAAAAGTATATGCTCTAAATGACGGAAGAGAGCTTATTTATAATTATATAAGATCCGGAGAAACTTGCCTAATGAGTTTTTCAACGATTTTTAATGATTTTGTAAGCAGGGTATATGTTGTTTCAGAAGAAGACACAGAGGCACTCTTAATACCTGCTGCCGTTTTGCTCGAGTGGCTCATCAAATATCCCCAAATTAATAAGCTTTTTTACTACGAATTTGATCTTCGTTTTACTGACATTATGAAAATGGTGAACGATGCGGTTTTTCATAAACTGGATAAAAGAGTTTTAAACTATATCAAACAACAGATTTCTATCACCGGAAACAACCCAATTAAGATTACCCACAAAGAAATAGCCAATAATTTGGGAACCTCAAGAGAAGTTGTTAGTCGTGTTTTAAAAAAAGTGGAAAACGAAGGCGAAATTACCCAAACTAAAGAAGGTATAAAAATGCTTGTAAATGAGAATGTTAGATTGAGCTAA
- a CDS encoding DUF3467 domain-containing protein: MDNQNQNNDPNNINIQLNEMVASGVYCNLALVNHSPSEFVVDFIQLMPGVQQANVRSRVILAPLHAKRVLAALQQNITNYEQQFGEIKEVEPFVLGGNNVNA, from the coding sequence ATGGACAATCAAAATCAAAACAACGATCCAAACAACATCAACATCCAACTTAACGAGATGGTAGCTTCAGGAGTTTACTGTAACCTTGCTTTAGTAAACCACTCTCCATCTGAGTTTGTAGTAGATTTCATCCAGCTTATGCCGGGTGTACAACAAGCTAACGTGAGATCAAGAGTAATCTTGGCTCCGCTTCATGCTAAGAGAGTTTTAGCTGCACTTCAGCAAAACATCACAAACTACGAGCAACAATTCGGAGAAATCAAAGAAGTTGAGCCTTTCGTATTAGGAGGAAACAACGTTAACGCTTAA